One region of Gilliamella sp. ESL0405 genomic DNA includes:
- the slyD gene encoding peptidylprolyl isomerase has product MKIAKNTVVSLAYQVRTKDGVLVDEATAVAPLEYLHGVGNLLPDFEKALEGHQVGDKFDVELINAYGDFNDALVQNVPRDVFVGVDELEVGMRFFADTDHGSIPVEITAIDGDTVTIDGNHMLAGQDLKFNVEVLAIREATEEEIAHGHIHGAHGHEHDHHGSCGCGGHDHDDEESDGCDGHGGCGCH; this is encoded by the coding sequence ATGAAAATAGCAAAAAATACAGTAGTCAGTTTAGCTTACCAGGTTCGCACTAAAGACGGTGTTTTAGTCGATGAAGCAACCGCTGTTGCCCCACTAGAATATCTTCATGGCGTAGGCAATTTATTACCGGATTTTGAAAAAGCGTTAGAAGGACATCAAGTGGGTGATAAATTTGATGTTGAGCTTATCAACGCTTACGGTGATTTTAATGATGCATTGGTGCAAAATGTTCCCCGTGATGTCTTTGTCGGTGTTGATGAGCTTGAAGTTGGCATGCGCTTTTTTGCCGATACCGATCATGGCTCTATTCCGGTTGAAATTACTGCAATTGACGGCGATACCGTTACCATTGATGGTAATCACATGTTAGCCGGTCAAGATTTAAAATTTAATGTGGAAGTGTTAGCCATTCGTGAAGCAACAGAAGAAGAGATCGCTCATGGTCACATTCATGGTGCTCACGGTCACGAACATGATCATCATGGTAGTTGCGGTTGTGGCGGTCACGATCATGATGATGAAGAGAGTGACGGCTGTGACGGTCACGGCGGGTGTGGTTGTCACTAA
- the fmt gene encoding methionyl-tRNA formyltransferase: MPNATKPLNIIFAGTPEFAATHLKALIEANYNVIAVFTQPDRPAGRGNKLTASPVKQLAIEHNLAVYQPATLKTEENQKLIQQLNADIMIVVAYGLILPQAVLDMPKLGCLNVHGSLLPRWRGAAPIQRACWAGDTQTGITIMQMDAGLDTGDMLYKLACPIEATDTSASLYDKLAKLGPQGLLETLTLIREGKIQPEKQDESQATYAQKLSKQEAKLDWNLSAQQLERCIRAFNPWPVSYFEVNGETVKVWQAQVIATSHNKPAGTILQADKTGICVATSDGALNMTLLQPAGKKPMAAQDLLNSRKAWFTVGEKLN; the protein is encoded by the coding sequence ATGCCTAATGCCACTAAACCACTTAATATCATTTTTGCCGGAACACCGGAATTTGCCGCCACCCATTTAAAGGCGCTGATTGAGGCTAACTACAATGTGATAGCGGTTTTTACTCAACCTGATCGCCCAGCTGGCCGAGGAAATAAATTAACGGCAAGCCCGGTAAAACAATTAGCGATTGAACATAATCTTGCTGTTTATCAACCGGCAACACTGAAAACCGAAGAAAATCAGAAATTAATACAACAGCTTAATGCAGATATTATGATTGTTGTGGCTTATGGACTTATTTTGCCACAAGCGGTGCTTGATATGCCAAAATTAGGTTGCTTAAATGTACATGGATCTTTGTTACCAAGGTGGCGTGGCGCGGCACCTATCCAACGAGCTTGTTGGGCAGGCGATACCCAAACAGGTATTACCATTATGCAAATGGATGCCGGGCTTGATACGGGCGATATGTTGTATAAATTGGCATGCCCGATTGAAGCAACCGATACCAGCGCTTCATTATATGACAAGTTGGCAAAATTAGGTCCGCAAGGGTTGCTTGAAACCTTGACATTAATCCGTGAAGGGAAAATTCAACCCGAAAAACAAGATGAATCACAAGCCACTTATGCGCAAAAGTTATCAAAACAAGAAGCTAAACTGGATTGGAATTTATCAGCTCAACAGCTCGAACGCTGCATACGAGCGTTTAATCCATGGCCGGTCAGTTATTTTGAAGTTAACGGCGAGACGGTTAAAGTATGGCAAGCTCAAGTGATTGCCACATCACACAACAAACCAGCTGGCACTATTTTACAAGCGGATAAAACAGGCATATGCGTCGCCACCAGTGACGGCGCATTAAATATGACACTGTTACAGCCAGCCGGTAAAAAACCAATGGCTGCTCAAGATCTGCTAAACTCTCGCAAAGCGTGGTTTACTGTTGGCGAAAAGCTCAACTAA
- the tehB gene encoding SAM-dependent methyltransferase TehB: MNNLICYKTLPIWNADTLPELFRQKHNTQVGTWAKLQIIKGSIEFEMLTEQGEIISTHYFSVQQQPPFISPQQWHRIAKVSDDLQCQLAFYCLPEDYTQKKYQMTKTHSEVIAATKIIPAGKALDLGCGAGRNSLYLQLLGFDVTAVDKSEMSIDNLQQIISQDDLKHIKAMVYDINQANLQGEYDFIVSTVVMMFLQPDSIPAIIENMQKITKSGGYNLIVSAMSTADYPCPVGFSFTFKEDQLRQYYQDWEILKYNEDVGQLHKTDIHGNRIKLRFATLLAKKR; encoded by the coding sequence TTGAATAATTTAATTTGTTATAAAACATTACCTATCTGGAATGCCGATACATTACCCGAGCTTTTTCGTCAAAAGCATAATACTCAAGTTGGTACGTGGGCGAAATTACAGATTATAAAAGGCAGTATCGAATTTGAAATGCTAACTGAACAAGGTGAGATTATCTCAACCCACTATTTTAGTGTTCAACAGCAACCACCGTTTATTTCACCCCAGCAATGGCACCGCATTGCGAAAGTATCCGATGATTTACAATGCCAATTGGCATTTTACTGTTTACCCGAAGATTACACGCAAAAAAAATATCAAATGACCAAAACCCATTCTGAGGTCATCGCTGCAACAAAAATCATTCCGGCTGGTAAGGCTTTAGACTTAGGATGTGGCGCCGGTCGCAATTCGCTTTATTTGCAGTTACTAGGATTTGATGTCACAGCGGTTGATAAATCAGAAATGAGCATTGATAACTTACAACAGATTATCAGTCAAGATGACCTGAAACACATTAAAGCAATGGTTTATGATATCAATCAAGCCAATTTACAAGGTGAATATGATTTTATCGTTTCAACGGTTGTTATGATGTTTTTACAACCGGATAGCATTCCGGCGATTATTGAAAATATGCAAAAAATCACCAAATCGGGCGGCTATAATTTAATTGTTAGCGCTATGTCTACGGCTGATTATCCTTGCCCTGTAGGATTTTCTTTTACCTTTAAAGAAGACCAATTACGGCAATATTATCAAGATTGGGAAATATTAAAGTATAACGAAGATGTCGGGCAATTGCATAAAACCGATATTCATGGAAACCGTATTAAGTTGCGATTTGCAACATTATTAGCGAAAAAACGATAA
- the fabI gene encoding enoyl-ACP reductase FabI has translation MGFLTGKRILVTGVASNRSIAYGIAQAMHREGAELAFTYQSDKLKSRVEEFAADFGSKIVLPCDVAHDESITNLFTELAKTWDKFDGFVHAIAFAPGDQLDGDYVNAVTREGFAIAHDISSYSFVAMAKACRSMLNPGSALVTLSYLGAERAIPNYNVMGLAKASLEANVRYMANAMGPEGVRVNAISAGPIRTLAASGIKDFKKMLSHCESVTPIRRTVTIEDVGNSAAFLCSNLASGITGEVVHVDGGFSIAAMNELELK, from the coding sequence ATGGGATTTTTAACAGGTAAACGCATACTCGTTACCGGCGTTGCAAGTAATCGTTCTATTGCTTATGGTATTGCACAAGCTATGCATCGTGAAGGTGCAGAATTAGCCTTTACTTATCAAAGTGATAAATTAAAAAGCCGTGTAGAAGAGTTTGCTGCTGATTTTGGTTCAAAAATCGTTTTACCTTGTGATGTTGCGCATGATGAAAGCATTACAAATTTATTTACCGAACTGGCAAAAACTTGGGATAAGTTTGATGGTTTTGTGCATGCAATTGCTTTTGCGCCGGGCGATCAGTTAGACGGTGACTATGTTAATGCTGTAACACGTGAAGGATTTGCTATCGCTCACGATATCAGCTCTTATAGTTTTGTTGCAATGGCTAAAGCATGCCGTTCAATGTTGAATCCTGGTTCAGCGTTAGTTACTCTTTCATATCTTGGTGCTGAACGAGCGATTCCTAATTATAATGTAATGGGTCTTGCTAAAGCATCTTTAGAAGCAAATGTACGTTATATGGCAAACGCTATGGGTCCAGAAGGAGTTCGTGTCAATGCTATCTCTGCCGGCCCAATTCGTACCCTTGCTGCATCAGGTATTAAAGATTTCAAAAAAATGCTATCTCATTGTGAATCAGTTACGCCAATTCGTCGAACTGTTACAATTGAAGATGTTGGTAATTCAGCGGCATTTTTATGTTCAAACTTAGCATCCGGCATTACAGGTGAAGTTGTGCATGTTGACGGTGGATTTAGCATCGCCGCAATGAACGAGTTAGAACTTAAATAA